In Shouchella patagoniensis, the following are encoded in one genomic region:
- a CDS encoding class I SAM-dependent methyltransferase — protein MNDRSDEQIKSGAYEKNARMSIPTYDGLFKMIQSYFRAQFINQDASLLIVGAGGGNELATWGPSNPTWSFTGIDPSEEMLAMAQEKVDTLGLEKRVSLIQGTLNDLPATETMFDGVSCILVLQFIEEYDQKRALLNQIRKRVSSGAPFVLVTAYGDRDSAELQQRIEIWKSFFLDNGFDQTKVNGMGKTIMNLSFTPEDQLIALLKEAGFTNVTRFYSTGLFGGWMCEAD, from the coding sequence ATGAATGATCGATCAGATGAACAGATAAAATCAGGAGCGTACGAGAAAAATGCGCGCATGTCCATTCCGACTTATGATGGATTATTTAAGATGATTCAATCGTATTTCCGTGCTCAATTTATAAATCAAGACGCCTCTCTACTCATCGTAGGTGCCGGGGGCGGTAATGAGCTAGCGACATGGGGACCATCAAACCCAACATGGTCTTTCACTGGCATTGATCCTTCCGAAGAAATGCTTGCTATGGCACAAGAGAAAGTGGATACACTTGGCTTGGAAAAACGCGTGAGCCTCATTCAAGGAACATTGAACGACCTTCCAGCAACAGAAACCATGTTTGATGGGGTTAGTTGTATTCTTGTTTTGCAGTTTATCGAGGAATACGACCAAAAACGAGCTTTATTAAACCAAATTCGAAAACGGGTCAGCAGCGGAGCACCATTTGTTCTCGTCACTGCCTATGGGGATCGTGACAGCGCCGAACTTCAGCAACGAATCGAGATTTGGAAAAGTTTCTTCCTCGATAACGGATTTGATCAAACCAAAGTAAATGGAATGGGCAAAACAATCATGAACCTTTCATTTACTCCAGAAGATCAATTGATTGCATTACTAAAAGAAGCCGGGTTTACAAATGTAACCCGCTTTTACTCCACTGGTCTTTTCGGTGGATGGATGTGCGAAGCAGATTGA